One segment of Triticum aestivum cultivar Chinese Spring chromosome 2A, IWGSC CS RefSeq v2.1, whole genome shotgun sequence DNA contains the following:
- the LOC123190936 gene encoding exocyst complex component EXO70A1-like — protein sequence MAFIHPPNISIRTGGGPGRLAAVPEGSTDGAKADHPPVVGLYRDQIQAVSVSGVWRRSTIFGHGGSSHSSASNSCPSTNSAYSSGSASAVALDRFGNQELTRIARQMISHGYIRRMVQAFEDASFAQAFGSPVHALENWFSELDVDWVLQIHDEQGFRRLLRDKPAMTQELVKKWIRALIVIAASITESVFPFPTTAADARFVKASITEMLDVVDVIITALEAEKKLQVVLDMFTGVCGASHILTPVDISSSEGQSIFNVIGSMLERQATRLSEMIASTMEEVRTLVEEDDDSWAMEISRGGGEIHNITQFIMNCIVSMMNAHTSTQNTAPSHHTENLGGLINGTINYLKGLLFTKSESCSDQSLRYLFLLNNTYFVAHVVSESSGSSIPQMRHLTLKLKIERKNYMNSYLDVSWGHVLSCIPKSRFPGPIHCWINTSSLAKFESSFHKTYQTQKLWKVPDPQLRDELRTVITQRVVSGYRSYLEEHPELEKHVGRESSSPEVLQEMLGELFEG from the coding sequence ATGGCGTTCATCCATCCACCAAATATCAGCATCCGTACCGGAGGGGGGCCGGGGCGGCTCGCTGCCGTACCGGAGGGGAGCACGGACGGCGCCAAAGCTGACCACCCGCCGGTGGTGGGACTCTACCGCGACCAGATCCAGGCCGTCTCCGTGTCCGGCGTGTGGAGAAGATCAACTATCTTCGGTCATGGCGGATCCAGCCACTCCAGTGCTTCGAATTCTTGCCCCTCCACCAACTCCGCCTACTCCTCCGGTTCAGCGTCCGCCGTTGCGCTGGACCGCTTTGGCAACCAAGAGCTCACAAGGATTGCTCGCCAAATGATCAGCCACGGGTACATCCGGCGCATGGTCCAAGCATTTGAAGACGCTTCATTCGCACAAGCATTCGGCAGCCCGGTCCATGCCCTGGAAAATTGGTTCTCGGAGCTCGACGTCGACTGGGTTCTCCAAATCCACGACGAGCAAGGATTTCGGCGGCTGCTTCGAGACAAGCCGGCGATGACGCAAGAATTGGTCAAGAAGTGGATCCGGGCTCTTATCGTAATTGCCGCCAGTATCACTGAGTCTGTATTCCCCTTCCCCACGACGGCAGCGGACGCACGGTTTGTCAAAGCGAGCATCACCGAGATGCTTGATGTCGTGGATGTTATCATCACCGCTCTCGAAGCGGAGAAGAAGCTACAGGTCGTGCTTGACATGTTTACCGGTGTCTGTGGTGCGTCACACATACTTACGCCGGTCGACATCTCTTCATCAGAAGGCCAAAGCATTTTCAACGTGATAGGCAGCATGTTAGAGAGACAAGCAACCAGGCTAAGCGAGATGATAGCAAGCACGATGGAGGAAGTGAGGACACTCGTGGAGGAAGATGATGACTCATGGGCTATGGAGATCTCGCGAGGAGGAGGCGAAATTCACAACATCACTCAGTTCATCATGAATTGCATAGTATCCATGATGAATGCACACACTTCAACGCAAAACACTGCACCGAGCCACCACACTGAAAACCTTGGTGGCTTGATCAATGGCACAATCAATTATCTCAAGGGTCTGCTCTTCACAAAATCCGAGTCATGCTCGGATCAAAGCCTCAGGTACTTGTTCCTGCTCAACAATACCTATTTCGTAGCTCATGTGGTGTCTGAGTCATCAGGATCTTCCATTCCTCAGATGAGGCACCTCACACTTAAACTTAAGATTGAACGTAAGAACTACATGAATAGTTATCTCGATGTTTCTTGGGGACATGTGCTCTCCTGCATACCAAAATCGAGATTTCCTGGACCGATCCATTGTTGGATCAACACCTCTTCACTGGCCAAATTCGAGTCGTCATTTCACAAAACGTACCAGACTCAGAAGTTGTGGAAGGTTCCAGACCCTCAGCTCAGAGATGAGCTGAGGACAGTTATCACCCAAAGAGTCGTT